Proteins encoded within one genomic window of Paraglaciecola psychrophila 170:
- a CDS encoding efflux RND transporter permease subunit, translating into MNNSWLNFSVNRPKTVIIIGFMLIIVTALGAKNLYFRGDYKVFFEDSNPQLMAFEEMQQTFSKNDGASIIIAPKSGNVFTLQTLTLVHEMTEEAKQTPLSNRVDSLTNFQHTWAEDDDMIVEDLVYDLADLDPERFAYIRNVALNEPNLVNQLISPKGDVTVINVSVNLPDGDLTAEVNKITASVKALTDKYKLKYPEHDFYHTGVVLMNYSFASFAERDFTTIVPFMFLTIIVIMWLLLKTAVGTFSTVVVITSSIAATMGIAGWLGMFMSTATVNVPTMVMTLAVADCIHVISTMLYAMRQGKDKKQALIYSLSLNKIPIFITSATTGVGFLTLNFAAVPILADLGNLTAVGVIFACVFSLTILPALIMVLPMKQLPKQLSNSKLGNTERFGEWVIAHHKRILPFTLVLTAIAIGFSFKNELNDVPTAYFDKSTEFRQSTDFQQKHLSGMINLDFSIFTNEDSGINKPQTLQQIEAFSQWLSAQPEIDHVSTITNTFKRLNKNMHGDDPDYYLLPNDRELAAQYLLLYEMSLPYGLDLTNQLDMNKSATRVMTMVKNLGSKELTALESKAQQWFLTNAPNLKLTVASPGLMFAHIGEANMASMLKGTLVALILISCLLVFALKSFKLGVISLLPNLLPAGIGFGIWGIYSGEVNLGLSVVLSMTLGIIVDDTVHFLSKYRHARMAGNDAEQSVRYAFASVGRALWITTLVLATGFSILMLSPFALNSDMGMLTSIIIVVALAVDFLFLPPFLMAFDKKNTKQELIHE; encoded by the coding sequence GTGAATAATTCTTGGTTAAACTTTTCAGTTAATCGTCCTAAGACGGTCATTATTATTGGATTTATGCTCATCATTGTGACTGCATTGGGTGCTAAAAATCTTTATTTTCGAGGCGATTACAAAGTTTTTTTTGAAGACTCAAATCCCCAATTAATGGCATTTGAGGAGATGCAACAGACGTTTAGTAAAAATGATGGCGCTAGTATTATTATTGCACCTAAATCAGGTAACGTTTTTACTTTGCAAACGCTGACTTTAGTTCATGAAATGACTGAAGAAGCAAAACAAACACCTTTATCTAATCGTGTTGATTCCCTTACTAACTTTCAGCATACATGGGCTGAAGACGACGACATGATCGTTGAAGATTTAGTCTACGACTTGGCTGATCTTGACCCAGAGAGATTTGCCTACATTCGAAATGTTGCTTTAAATGAACCTAATTTAGTCAATCAACTTATTTCCCCAAAGGGTGATGTCACGGTTATAAATGTTTCTGTTAATTTGCCTGACGGTGACTTAACGGCTGAAGTGAATAAGATCACCGCTTCGGTAAAAGCTTTAACCGACAAATATAAATTAAAATATCCCGAGCATGATTTTTATCATACCGGAGTAGTATTAATGAATTATTCGTTTGCCTCATTTGCTGAGCGCGACTTCACTACTATTGTGCCTTTCATGTTCCTTACCATAATTGTCATAATGTGGTTACTCTTAAAAACTGCTGTGGGAACATTTTCGACAGTTGTGGTGATTACCTCGAGTATCGCGGCAACGATGGGAATTGCAGGTTGGTTGGGGATGTTCATGAGCACTGCAACCGTTAATGTGCCAACTATGGTAATGACACTCGCAGTAGCTGATTGTATTCATGTGATATCCACTATGTTGTATGCGATGCGCCAAGGCAAAGATAAAAAGCAAGCACTAATCTACAGTCTTTCACTTAATAAAATTCCTATTTTCATCACCAGTGCCACCACAGGTGTTGGCTTTTTAACTCTTAATTTTGCAGCTGTGCCAATTTTAGCTGACCTGGGTAACTTAACAGCTGTTGGGGTTATTTTTGCGTGTGTTTTTTCGCTGACTATTTTACCCGCGCTGATAATGGTATTACCGATGAAACAGCTACCTAAACAATTATCTAACAGCAAGCTTGGGAATACTGAAAGATTTGGCGAATGGGTCATTGCGCATCACAAACGGATTCTGCCTTTTACTCTAGTGTTAACTGCTATAGCGATTGGGTTCTCATTCAAAAATGAGCTAAATGATGTTCCTACCGCTTATTTTGATAAAAGTACTGAATTTCGGCAATCTACAGATTTTCAACAAAAACATCTAAGTGGGATGATTAATCTAGACTTTTCGATTTTTACTAATGAAGATTCAGGAATAAATAAGCCACAAACGTTGCAACAAATTGAAGCATTTAGTCAGTGGCTTAGTGCACAGCCTGAGATAGATCACGTCTCTACTATTACTAATACTTTTAAACGTTTGAACAAAAATATGCATGGCGACGACCCTGACTATTATTTATTGCCAAATGATAGAGAACTGGCAGCCCAATATTTATTACTTTATGAAATGTCATTGCCTTATGGATTGGACTTAACAAATCAACTAGATATGAACAAGTCAGCAACGCGTGTTATGACAATGGTTAAAAACCTTGGTAGCAAAGAATTAACTGCGCTAGAAAGTAAAGCTCAACAATGGTTCTTAACTAATGCACCTAACTTGAAGTTAACTGTAGCAAGCCCTGGGCTAATGTTTGCGCATATTGGCGAAGCCAATATGGCGAGTATGTTAAAGGGCACCTTGGTTGCACTCATACTAATTTCTTGCCTTCTGGTATTTGCACTTAAGTCTTTCAAATTGGGAGTGATTAGCCTGCTACCCAATTTATTACCCGCTGGTATTGGCTTTGGCATTTGGGGTATTTACTCTGGAGAAGTTAATCTTGGTTTATCTGTGGTACTCAGCATGACACTGGGTATTATCGTAGATGATACGGTTCATTTTCTTAGCAAATATCGGCATGCTCGGATGGCTGGAAATGATGCTGAACAAAGTGTACGTTATGCGTTTGCCAGTGTGGGAAGGGCACTATGGATCACTACCTTAGTACTGGCCACTGGATTTTCAATACTGATGCTGTCACCATTCGCTTTAAACTCAGATATGGGCATGTTAACCAGTATTATTATAGTGGTTGCCTTAGCTGTAGATTTCTTGTTTTTACCACCATTTTTAATGGCCTTTGATAAAAAAAATACAAAGCAGGAGCTTATTCATGAATAG
- a CDS encoding phytanoyl-CoA dioxygenase family protein, translated as MLTTEQIKSYQQTGYLVLEQYFSSESMSLLKNAANEIVADFDPNSTRTVFSTEDHSKTRDDYFLSSGDKVRCFFEEDAFNEEGALNQDKSLSINKIGHALHQLDPVFKEFSHSDKITDIALDLGLARPQIHQSMYIFKQPKIGGVIRWHQDASYFFTSPISVITFWLAVEDASLLNGCLQVQSGGAAMPLKEQFLRYPDDSTELRTLHNMPWPDDDSAKPLEVKKGTLVVFNGLLPHFSAPNLSDKSRHAFTLHMTCANTDYAKENWLQAEPSLL; from the coding sequence ATGCTTACAACAGAACAAATAAAATCTTATCAACAAACAGGTTATTTAGTGCTCGAGCAGTACTTTTCTTCAGAGTCGATGAGTTTGTTAAAAAATGCTGCGAATGAAATAGTGGCTGACTTTGACCCAAATTCTACCCGAACTGTGTTTTCTACTGAAGATCATAGCAAAACCCGTGATGACTATTTTTTATCCTCTGGCGATAAAGTTAGGTGTTTTTTTGAAGAAGATGCGTTTAATGAAGAAGGTGCGCTTAATCAAGATAAGTCACTGAGTATAAATAAAATTGGCCATGCTTTGCATCAATTGGACCCAGTATTTAAAGAGTTTAGTCATAGCGATAAGATCACAGACATTGCGCTGGACTTAGGTTTAGCTAGGCCTCAAATTCACCAATCTATGTATATTTTTAAACAACCTAAAATTGGTGGTGTTATTCGTTGGCATCAAGACGCCAGCTACTTTTTTACGTCACCTATTTCTGTTATTACATTTTGGTTAGCGGTAGAAGATGCCTCGCTGCTAAATGGTTGCCTTCAGGTACAATCGGGCGGAGCTGCTATGCCATTAAAAGAACAGTTTTTGCGTTATCCTGATGACAGCACTGAGTTAAGAACCTTACATAATATGCCGTGGCCTGATGACGACAGTGCTAAACCTCTAGAAGTTAAGAAAGGCACGCTAGTGGTATTTAATGGATTGTTACCTCACTTCAGTGCGCCAAATCTATCTGACAAATCGCGACATGCCTTTACCTTACACATGACCTGTGCAAATACGGATTATGCCAAAGAAAATTGGCTGCAAGCTGAGCCAAGTCTGCTGTAG
- a CDS encoding mandelate racemase/muconate lactonizing enzyme family protein translates to MKINRVEIFDIECPKRAGWNPVFVRIHTDEGISGVGEAGLAYDLGHSAAAHMIKEIAEAMLIGWDPFQTEALWSRMLRESFWGLGGGPIIYAAMSAIDTALWDIRGKALGVPVYQLLGGKTNEKLRTYASQLQFDWDKEVTRLNDPVDYGKAAEKAVAEGYDAVKVDPIVYDKYGATHFDRTKLFTQPELRLFKARLQAIRDAVGDDVDIIFECHSLPGVSTAIQLGEMAEDIGCLFYEEPVNYLNSKLHDKVSKRVNVPIAGGERLYNRWGVRPYLEDQSLDVLQPDIGLCGGFTEAKKVCDYADVYDVRIQAHVCGGPVATAASLHLETAIPNFLIHEHHTYAIKDWNRELCIQDPQPVNGFFEVTEVPGLGIELNDKIVYRSPNMEVK, encoded by the coding sequence ATGAAAATTAACCGTGTTGAAATTTTTGACATTGAGTGCCCTAAACGTGCTGGATGGAATCCAGTTTTTGTACGTATTCATACCGACGAGGGTATTTCAGGTGTAGGTGAAGCGGGATTGGCTTATGACTTAGGCCATAGCGCTGCTGCACATATGATTAAAGAGATTGCCGAAGCCATGTTAATTGGTTGGGATCCCTTTCAAACTGAAGCGTTGTGGAGCCGTATGTTGCGTGAAAGCTTCTGGGGCTTAGGCGGTGGACCGATTATATATGCAGCGATGAGCGCCATAGATACTGCATTATGGGACATTCGCGGCAAAGCTTTAGGTGTGCCTGTATATCAATTACTTGGCGGTAAGACCAACGAGAAACTTAGAACCTACGCGAGTCAACTCCAGTTTGACTGGGATAAAGAAGTCACCAGACTCAACGATCCTGTTGATTACGGCAAGGCAGCAGAAAAAGCGGTAGCAGAGGGGTACGACGCAGTAAAAGTCGATCCTATTGTTTATGATAAATATGGCGCGACTCATTTTGATCGGACCAAATTATTTACACAACCAGAACTGCGTTTATTTAAAGCCCGTTTGCAGGCTATCCGTGATGCTGTGGGTGACGACGTAGACATTATATTTGAATGTCATAGTTTACCGGGGGTTTCTACTGCTATTCAATTAGGTGAAATGGCTGAAGATATCGGCTGTTTGTTCTATGAAGAACCTGTCAATTATTTGAACTCCAAGCTTCATGATAAAGTGTCTAAACGAGTCAATGTTCCAATTGCGGGTGGTGAACGCTTATATAATCGTTGGGGAGTGCGTCCCTATCTGGAAGATCAATCTCTTGATGTATTGCAACCTGATATTGGTCTGTGTGGCGGTTTCACCGAGGCTAAAAAAGTCTGTGACTATGCAGATGTCTATGACGTAAGAATACAAGCCCATGTTTGTGGTGGCCCGGTTGCTACTGCCGCTAGTTTGCATCTTGAAACAGCCATTCCTAATTTCTTAATTCATGAGCATCACACCTATGCTATCAAAGATTGGAACAGAGAATTATGCATTCAAGATCCACAGCCGGTTAATGGTTTTTTTGAAGTAACTGAAGTGCCTGGACTGGGTATTGAGTTAAATGACAAAATTGTTTATCGCTCACCTAATATGGAAGTGAAATAA
- a CDS encoding class II aldolase/adducin family protein — protein sequence MEGKVFELEKFSIKNMVSQQEWQTRVDLAACYRLVAEHRWGDLIYTHLSARVPNTEHYLVNAFGLMFDEVSASNLIKVDLQGNILDGSPYQINPAGFTIHSAIHEVRHDAQCVIHLHTKATISVATVQGGLKPWSQYAMFSLSSLSYHGYEGLAVDDAEKSRLQTDLGQTNHMLLHNHGGLTLGATVGDAFMRFYDLQRACEIQMELMQSGQTVIEIPQSIVDGIYGQANIVHSGETGGQKAWPAMLRRAYKLDPTFCE from the coding sequence ATGGAAGGTAAGGTGTTTGAACTCGAAAAATTCAGTATAAAAAACATGGTTTCGCAGCAGGAATGGCAAACGCGAGTCGATTTAGCTGCATGTTATAGGTTAGTGGCTGAGCATCGCTGGGGAGACCTTATTTATACCCATTTGTCGGCAAGAGTGCCGAATACCGAACATTATTTGGTGAATGCGTTTGGATTAATGTTTGACGAGGTAAGCGCTTCAAATCTGATCAAGGTTGATTTGCAGGGCAATATTTTAGACGGTTCACCCTATCAAATTAACCCTGCTGGTTTTACTATACACAGTGCCATTCATGAAGTAAGGCACGATGCACAATGTGTGATTCATTTACATACCAAAGCAACCATTAGTGTGGCAACAGTGCAAGGTGGATTAAAACCTTGGAGCCAATATGCGATGTTTTCGCTATCTTCGTTAAGTTATCACGGTTATGAAGGGTTAGCCGTGGATGATGCTGAAAAGTCTCGCTTACAAACTGACCTTGGACAGACCAATCATATGCTACTGCATAATCATGGTGGACTCACTTTAGGTGCGACGGTAGGCGATGCGTTTATGCGTTTTTATGACTTGCAAAGAGCCTGCGAAATTCAAATGGAGTTGATGCAAAGTGGTCAAACGGTTATTGAAATTCCACAATCTATTGTCGACGGTATCTATGGCCAGGCAAATATTGTGCATAGCGGCGAAACAGGTGGTCAAAAAGCTTGGCCTGCGATGCTTAGACGAGCTTACAAGCTTGACCCCACATTTTGTGAATAG
- a CDS encoding SDR family NAD(P)-dependent oxidoreductase: protein MKLQDKVAIVTGGSRGIGACVAREFAAQGAKVVVNYLNSQEKADVIVADIIKQGGLAIAVQADVSQQSGIDTLVEQACTAFGGVDILVNNAGWATLERLQDITLADTKKQFELNVFGPIFLTQKVSAIMPTGSVIINISSIAAKGGAGGSIYSATKAAINTLTKCYAAELGDKGIRVNAIAPGAVETDLYIEAGLFKREDEIIGQTPLKRLGQPQDIASLALFLASEDSSWITGEVIQISGGRFMS from the coding sequence ATGAAATTACAGGACAAAGTGGCTATTGTGACTGGTGGCTCTAGAGGTATTGGTGCGTGTGTTGCTCGAGAGTTTGCAGCGCAAGGTGCGAAGGTTGTAGTGAATTACCTTAATAGCCAAGAAAAAGCTGATGTCATTGTTGCTGATATTATTAAACAAGGTGGATTGGCGATAGCCGTTCAGGCAGATGTTAGTCAACAAAGTGGTATTGATACGTTAGTTGAGCAGGCATGCACGGCATTTGGCGGGGTTGATATTTTAGTCAATAATGCCGGATGGGCGACACTTGAACGCTTGCAGGATATCACCCTTGCTGACACTAAGAAACAGTTTGAACTAAACGTATTCGGACCAATATTTTTAACTCAAAAAGTATCAGCCATCATGCCAACTGGCAGTGTCATTATCAATATCAGCTCGATCGCTGCAAAAGGTGGGGCAGGGGGCAGCATCTACTCTGCTACCAAAGCTGCCATAAATACATTAACTAAGTGTTATGCGGCAGAGTTGGGTGACAAAGGTATTCGAGTTAATGCCATCGCACCTGGTGCAGTTGAAACCGATTTGTACATTGAGGCAGGTTTATTTAAACGTGAGGACGAGATTATTGGGCAAACCCCATTAAAACGACTAGGTCAACCTCAAGACATCGCTAGCTTGGCTTTATTTTTAGCTTCTGAAGATTCGTCTTGGATTACAGGTGAAGTGATTCAAATCAGCGGTGGAAGGTTTATGTCCTAA
- a CDS encoding NUDIX hydrolase, giving the protein MQLLKTAFHPDVAAADISAASELRLIERHAARAIDMKGDDILLIYTERYYVYSLPGGGIDDREDEVAGLKRVLQEETGAQGIRNVKAFARYDDYRPWYKPDADIIHMISYCYVCKVDEKLCDSAFESMKLIMA; this is encoded by the coding sequence ATGCAACTTCTAAAAACTGCTTTTCACCCCGATGTGGCTGCTGCGGATATTTCTGCTGCTAGTGAGCTTAGACTCATTGAGCGTCATGCAGCACGAGCGATAGACATGAAAGGCGATGATATCTTGTTGATATATACCGAGCGTTATTACGTTTACAGTTTGCCTGGCGGTGGCATTGACGATCGTGAGGATGAAGTGGCCGGTTTAAAACGTGTGTTACAGGAAGAAACTGGGGCTCAGGGCATACGCAATGTAAAAGCCTTTGCTCGTTATGACGATTATCGTCCTTGGTATAAACCTGATGCGGATATTATTCATATGATCTCGTATTGTTATGTGTGTAAGGTTGATGAGAAGTTGTGCGACAGTGCCTTCGAGTCCATGAAGTTAATAATGGCATGA
- a CDS encoding DUF4097 family beta strand repeat-containing protein, with product MTLSKLTAAALVTALTLSTSGCIIHVGSQDNKDIDKSDYSSVFGGVDVSENKQVGDLSSVNGNITMQDNVIAGDANAVNGNIEIGNNVMVKNLSTVNGDIQAQTYLSVKRDVSTVNGNIIFAANSRVGQDVTTVNGDIILTKTSVGNDIQTKNGSITLLQGSVVEGDIEFESQDDSSWWSDKTREHNPPTLTIDASSDVKGNIILLQVVILEIENPALLAKVERRYKEQQ from the coding sequence ATGACACTCTCTAAATTAACAGCCGCGGCACTAGTAACGGCATTAACCCTAAGCACATCAGGCTGTATCATTCATGTTGGCAGTCAAGACAATAAAGACATCGATAAGAGTGATTATAGTAGTGTATTTGGTGGCGTTGATGTTTCCGAAAACAAACAAGTAGGTGACCTTTCATCGGTCAATGGCAATATCACAATGCAAGATAATGTTATTGCTGGTGATGCTAATGCCGTCAATGGCAATATCGAAATAGGCAATAACGTAATGGTTAAGAATTTATCGACTGTTAATGGAGATATTCAAGCCCAAACCTATCTATCAGTAAAACGCGACGTAAGCACCGTCAACGGTAATATTATATTTGCCGCCAATTCACGAGTAGGTCAGGACGTTACTACCGTAAATGGAGATATCATATTAACAAAAACCAGCGTCGGTAATGATATTCAAACCAAAAATGGCAGTATCACCTTACTTCAAGGTTCGGTCGTAGAAGGTGACATAGAGTTTGAATCACAAGATGACAGCAGTTGGTGGAGTGATAAAACACGTGAACATAACCCGCCGACTTTAACGATTGATGCATCATCAGATGTGAAAGGAAACATAATTTTGCTCCAAGTCGTTATTTTAGAAATTGAAAACCCAGCATTGTTAGCAAAGGTCGAACGTCGCTACAAAGAACAACAATAA
- a CDS encoding S10 family peptidase, whose protein sequence is MYILFIGNTYATDKAKTKPETKPIPEAQQFVSEHKGRFNGQNINYTVTAGETYLRDKNGQETASIFTFAYTKNEKNQQARPVTFIWNGGPGSASTWLHMGAFGPKRVKVPSDAQFPGTPPYPILDTSESILDVSDLVFIDPVGTGFSRALGEHKSKEFWGLQQDAASMAAFIRTWITANGRWNSPRFLLGESYGTTRAAAVAKILEKDLSISLNGIVFISQALDYQGSSPYVKDNIIAHITYLPTMAAAAVYHGKINPKPENLESFLSQARAFATDELMPALFKGNTIDTATHNHIRDRLAHFTGLTPSYIDRAQLRIQGFHFAKELLRDKGLSIGLLDARYTIDEVDNLKATPDHDAGVAISPAFNSALMSYIRSDLGVDWDRTYLAPADDELSDQWSWRTAPINTAWEPTYVNTAHDLSKALRINPALKVLVASGYYDLVTPFFDAEYTLNRHGIKAEQIQYQYYHGGHAMYVNETARVDLLRDTRAFILQQTK, encoded by the coding sequence ATGTATATTTTGTTTATTGGTAATACTTATGCCACAGATAAAGCCAAAACGAAACCAGAAACAAAACCTATACCTGAAGCTCAACAATTTGTAAGCGAGCATAAAGGGCGTTTCAACGGTCAAAACATTAATTATACAGTGACTGCTGGTGAAACCTATCTAAGGGACAAAAACGGCCAAGAAACAGCCAGTATTTTCACCTTCGCCTACACCAAAAATGAAAAGAATCAACAGGCTCGCCCCGTCACTTTTATTTGGAATGGTGGTCCAGGTTCAGCGTCAACATGGTTACATATGGGGGCTTTTGGACCTAAAAGAGTCAAAGTACCTAGTGACGCACAATTTCCAGGGACACCTCCTTACCCTATATTAGATACATCTGAGTCCATACTCGATGTTTCAGACCTAGTATTTATTGATCCCGTTGGTACTGGGTTTTCTCGGGCATTGGGAGAACATAAAAGCAAGGAATTCTGGGGGCTACAACAAGATGCAGCTTCGATGGCTGCATTCATCAGAACCTGGATAACGGCTAATGGTCGTTGGAATTCTCCGCGCTTTTTATTGGGCGAAAGTTACGGCACGACTCGCGCTGCAGCCGTGGCAAAAATTTTGGAAAAGGATTTATCGATTAGCTTAAACGGTATTGTTTTTATCTCTCAAGCCCTGGATTATCAAGGCTCATCTCCTTATGTAAAAGACAATATCATTGCCCATATTACCTATTTACCGACTATGGCTGCAGCTGCGGTTTATCATGGCAAAATCAACCCGAAACCTGAAAATTTAGAAAGTTTTCTTTCACAAGCAAGGGCATTTGCAACTGATGAGTTAATGCCTGCATTATTCAAAGGCAATACCATTGACACAGCAACGCATAATCATATTCGCGATAGATTAGCCCATTTTACAGGGCTAACACCTTCGTACATAGATAGGGCCCAATTACGCATACAAGGATTTCACTTTGCAAAAGAGCTGTTACGGGATAAAGGGTTATCCATAGGATTGTTAGATGCTCGTTATACGATTGATGAAGTTGACAATTTAAAAGCCACGCCAGATCATGACGCAGGTGTGGCTATTTCACCCGCATTTAATTCGGCTCTGATGAGCTATATTCGCAGTGATTTAGGAGTGGATTGGGATCGCACTTATTTAGCACCTGCAGATGATGAATTATCTGATCAATGGAGTTGGAGAACTGCGCCAATAAATACAGCTTGGGAGCCAACCTATGTCAATACAGCCCATGATTTATCAAAGGCTTTACGTATTAACCCAGCACTTAAAGTGTTAGTTGCCTCGGGTTATTATGATTTAGTGACGCCTTTTTTTGATGCTGAATATACATTGAACCGTCATGGAATTAAGGCAGAGCAAATCCAATATCAGTATTATCACGGTGGCCATGCGATGTATGTAAACGAGACCGCTAGAGTAGATTTACTCAGAGACACCCGTGCATTCATACTCCAACAAACAAAATAA
- a CDS encoding acyl-CoA dehydrogenase, with amino-acid sequence MSIRTSLKKVLPPISITEQEALEAGDVWLEASIYQGKPDMHALRTIPTAKLSAEEQAFLDGPVTQVLSMIDDFALQSENHIPKEILDFISVNKFFALIIPKRFGGLEFSPYANSTIVATLAAKSGALAVTVMVPNSLGPGELLMHYGTPEQQNHYLPRLAVGTDIPCFALTSPEAGSDAGAIPDAGIVTKGMWEGKEVIGLKVSWDKRYITLAPIATVLGLAFKVFDVDGLLGDKVELGITCALIPKSHPGVELGNRHDPMGVKFYNGTTRGQDVFIPMDFVIGGQNNIGRGWQMLVACLGAGRGISLPAMGVASAQTALKSTAEYSFIREQFGVPIGRFEGIQEELADIAGKTFVLEAMRVLTTEGLNQGLIPGVVTAIAKYHMTELGRDVVNTAMDIQAGKAIQRGPQNTLASAYVALPIAITVEGANILTRSLMIFGQGTMRCHPHLKEMVELIHSNEQDADSKFNKVLGKTVAFSVKNAFRSLSKSYLPFTRGAQSALPEVRKYEKRMNALSAKLAPMADLSLLVLAGDLKKAEMLSARLGDVMSYMYASMAVVRFYEQRVESRKEALPYFEYAIQWCLNKGETALNEFIVNFPNTAVRGLMRVLTNTYTTAVTGISDDLKRKLSEASMQDTSIKAQLTHLVKVIPGDGNDINEQAFKAKHAVMPQLKKVQKALRKTPVVPFISFEHAVGKLQEAGELTSQEVALVIEYNEKRKLAIRVDEFTFDMDLLDSNLELVDEKETARANAA; translated from the coding sequence ATGAGTATTAGAACAAGTCTTAAAAAAGTATTACCTCCTATTTCAATTACTGAGCAAGAAGCCTTAGAAGCGGGTGATGTTTGGTTAGAAGCGTCCATTTATCAGGGCAAACCTGACATGCACGCATTGAGAACCATACCAACTGCTAAGCTTAGTGCTGAAGAACAAGCCTTTTTAGACGGCCCGGTAACACAAGTATTGTCGATGATCGATGATTTCGCACTGCAGAGCGAAAACCATATTCCAAAAGAGATATTAGACTTTATCTCTGTGAATAAATTCTTTGCCTTAATTATACCGAAACGATTTGGTGGTTTGGAGTTTTCTCCATATGCCAACTCCACCATAGTAGCTACATTAGCTGCCAAAAGTGGTGCATTAGCAGTAACCGTTATGGTGCCTAATTCTTTAGGTCCGGGCGAGTTGCTGATGCATTATGGAACGCCTGAACAACAAAACCATTATTTACCTCGCCTAGCTGTGGGAACAGACATTCCATGTTTTGCCTTGACTAGCCCAGAAGCAGGTTCCGATGCAGGCGCTATTCCAGACGCAGGTATTGTCACCAAAGGTATGTGGGAAGGTAAAGAAGTCATTGGCCTGAAAGTTTCTTGGGACAAGCGTTACATTACACTGGCACCCATAGCGACGGTATTAGGCTTGGCATTTAAAGTATTTGATGTAGATGGTCTATTAGGCGACAAGGTTGAATTGGGTATTACATGTGCACTCATTCCTAAATCACACCCTGGTGTTGAATTAGGTAATCGCCACGATCCAATGGGCGTAAAGTTCTATAACGGTACTACCCGCGGTCAAGACGTATTTATTCCAATGGATTTTGTTATCGGTGGACAGAATAATATTGGCCGTGGTTGGCAGATGCTGGTCGCTTGTTTAGGTGCTGGTCGAGGTATTTCACTCCCAGCCATGGGCGTAGCTTCAGCACAAACAGCGCTTAAGTCTACTGCTGAATATTCCTTTATTCGTGAACAATTTGGGGTACCCATTGGTCGCTTCGAAGGTATTCAAGAAGAGTTGGCCGATATTGCCGGTAAAACATTTGTACTTGAAGCAATGCGAGTGTTAACCACTGAGGGGTTAAATCAAGGTCTTATCCCAGGTGTCGTTACCGCTATAGCTAAATACCATATGACAGAATTAGGCCGTGATGTGGTCAACACTGCGATGGATATTCAAGCAGGTAAAGCGATTCAACGTGGACCTCAAAATACATTAGCAAGCGCATATGTCGCGTTACCTATCGCGATAACTGTTGAGGGCGCAAATATTCTGACACGTAGCTTAATGATATTTGGCCAAGGCACTATGCGTTGTCATCCACATCTTAAAGAAATGGTTGAGCTAATTCATAGTAATGAGCAAGATGCCGATTCGAAATTTAACAAAGTATTAGGCAAAACCGTTGCTTTTAGTGTCAAAAATGCTTTCCGTAGTTTGTCAAAAAGCTACCTGCCCTTCACACGTGGAGCTCAGTCAGCATTACCAGAAGTGCGTAAATACGAAAAACGTATGAATGCTCTTTCTGCAAAACTAGCACCAATGGCTGATTTGTCACTACTTGTTCTAGCGGGTGATTTGAAGAAGGCTGAAATGTTATCTGCACGTCTTGGCGATGTAATGAGTTACATGTACGCATCCATGGCTGTCGTCCGGTTTTATGAACAGCGCGTTGAGAGTCGTAAAGAAGCATTGCCATACTTTGAATATGCTATTCAATGGTGTTTAAACAAAGGCGAAACCGCACTGAATGAGTTTATTGTGAATTTCCCAAACACGGCTGTTCGCGGCTTAATGCGTGTATTAACGAATACATACACCACTGCTGTTACAGGTATTTCAGATGACTTAAAACGTAAATTGTCTGAAGCTTCTATGCAAGACACCAGCATCAAAGCACAGTTAACGCATTTAGTTAAAGTTATCCCAGGGGATGGAAATGATATCAACGAGCAAGCATTTAAGGCTAAACATGCAGTAATGCCACAACTCAAAAAGGTTCAAAAAGCTTTGCGCAAGACACCTGTAGTGCCTTTCATTTCTTTTGAGCATGCCGTTGGTAAATTGCAAGAAGCCGGTGAATTGACTTCACAGGAAGTTGCGTTAGTTATCGAATACAATGAAAAACGTAAGTTAGCTATCCGTGTTGATGAGTTTACTTTTGATATGGATTTGTTAGATAGCAATCTAGAGCTTGTAGACGAAAAAGAAACAGCAAGGGCAAACGCTGCGTAA